TTTCAGGCTCTCGCGCACATGCCGCGCGGCTCCGACCGGATCGCCCATGTCGTGCAGCGCATCGAAAATACAGGCAAAGTCGAAGCCATCGCCTTGGAAGTCCTGCGCAGTTGCCACGGTGAATTCAATATTTTCGAGGCCTGCCGCGTGTGCTTTGCGCCGCGCTTCTTCAATCGAAGGCGCATGGTAATCGATCCCTACGAAATGCGAATTCGGGTATGCCTCGGCCATCAGGATTGTCGAAGAACCTTGCCCGCACCCTACATCCGCCACCTTCGCGCCGGACTTCAGTTTCTCTTCCACATTGCCGAGCGCCGGTATCCAGTTTTCGGTCAAATTCGCGAGGTAGCCAGGGCGGAAGAAGCGGTCGGTGCCGCAGAATAGGCATTGCGAGTGATCGCCCCACGGCCTGCCCTTCCCGCTCTTGAAGGTGTCGACCGACTTCTTGTTCTCTTCGTATTGCGAAACGACCGCCATGATGAAGCCTTGCATGCACGCGGGCTGGCCTTCGCGGCCGAACACCAGAGCCTGCTCCTCCGAAAGCGAAAACGTGTCGTCTTCCGCGTGGTGCGTGACATAGCCCGCTGCCGAAACCGAGCCGAGCCATTCGTGCAGGTATTTGGGGTTGAGCCCCGTCTTCCCTGCAATCTGTTCAACTGTCAGGCGACCCTCGCCATCGATCGCATCGAAGAGGCCTGCCTGGTCGCCAAGATACGCCATATAGAGGCTTAGCGCGCCAGCCACATCGCCGATGACCTTGCCAGCCAGCGCCTCAAGTTTTTCCATATCGACTTCGCTCATCACACGTTCTCCTTTTGAGTCTAACGTGCGACCCGGTTGGCATTCTCTCTCGGCTCATAACCCGAGAGTTTGCTGCTTATGGTCCAAATGTGCCGTTCAGACCGTCACCGCCTTCGCAATCTCGGTCACATGGCGCAAATCGCTGCCGCAACAACCGCCGAAGACGTTGAGCCACGGCATGCGGTCACGCAACTCGACGTATTGACGAGCCAATTCGTGCGGGTCGCCCGCGTCGAGCTCGGGTGCTTCGTCGAGTTCGGCATGGCTCATGCGCGAAGCGTTGGCCCTGATTCCGCGAATACGCCTGCGCCAATCACCGTCCTGCACCGCGCTTGCGAAGTGATCGGGATGGGCGCAGTTGATCATGAAATAAGCGGGATATCCCTCAGCTCCGTCATCAACCGCTTCCACCGCCTCGCGAAGGGGTTGACCATCCGGCAGCCGTCCATCGAGCTCTACCGTGAAGGAGACGACCGCCGGCAGGTGTTGGGCAGCGGCAGCGTGACAAAAGCCGATGGCTTCACTCGATTGGGTGAAGGTTAGCGCGGTCGCCATATCGGCGTCGGTCGGGACCAGCCAGCCGATCTGCTCGGCGTAATATTTCTCGGCCTCGTCAGCAGAGATCACCTCTTCCGGCTTATAGGCATCGCCTCGCGGACCAACCGGAGCATTGATGACGATCGGTTTGTTGTTCGCCGCTTCCGCGCGCAACTGAGCCACCAGACCGACTGCATCTTCGTTGGCGGATCGTAGAAAAGCGGCGTCTTCGCGCAGGTCTTCCGACCAATGCATATGCGCCTTCCATGTCGGCGCATCGAGGATAAGGCCCAAATTCCGGTCCGCCGCAAGCTCCACGAACCCGCGCAGATAGTCGGTCAACGCAGCGCGCCCAACCGGATCGGTCAAGAGCGTGTGCGAGGCGAACTCGCGGATGTCGATCCCGCGATTGAAGATTATGTCGGTTTCCATTCCGGCATCGGCGAGGAAAATCTCACCGGTCAGCTGCGGCAAATTGTCTCGGTAAAGGGCCATAGCGTCTCTCCTCCGTGACCCGAAGGAGACATAACACGGCACTCGGAGTCGCGCCCAAACCGTTGCGGCGGATGCGACAAAAAACCCGCCGGGATGCCTCCCGACGGGTCTCTTGTTGGTTGCGAGGAGCTTAGTCCTTCAGAAAGTCGGGCATCGCCGCGGGGCCATCATTGCCCCCGCCGTCGCGATTGCCGCCGCCTTCACGGCGCGGGCCACGACCTCCGCGGCCACCGCGGCGATCGCCGCCGCGTCCGCCGCGACCGCCCTTGTCACCGCGCGGTTCGCGCGGCGGGCGGGTGTCTTCGAGCTCTTCGCCGGTTTCCTGATCCACAACGCGCATCGACAGGCGGACCTTGCCGCGATTGTCGATCTCGAGGACCTTGACCTTGACCTCGTCTCCTTCGGAAACGACGTCCGACGGCTTCTCGACCCGCTCGTTCTTCATTTCGGAGACATGGACGAGGCCGTCCTTGCCGCCCATGAAATTCACGAACGCGCCGAAATCGACGATGTTGACGACCTTGCCGGTGTAGATCTTGCCGACTTCGGCTTCCTCGACGATGCCTTCGATCCACTTTTTCGCGGCTTCGATTTCATCGAGGTTGCTGGACGAGATCTTGATCACGCCTTCATCGTCGATGTCCACTTTCGCGCCGGTTTCAGCGACGATCTCGCGGATCACCTTGCCGCCCGTTCCGATGACGTCGCGGATCTTCGACTTGTCGATCTGCATCGTCTCGATACGCGGTGCGTGCTTCGAAACTTCGCTGCGAGCGCCGGTCAGCGCCTTGGCCATCTCGCCAAGGATATGCGCGCGGCCTGCCTTCGCCTGCTCGAGCGCCTTTTCCATGATTTCCTTGGTGATGCCGGCGACCTTGATGTCCATCTGGAGGCTGGTGATGCCTTCTTCAGACCCTGCCACCTTGAAGTCCATGTCGCCGAGGTGATCTTCGTCACCCAAGATGTCCGAAAGGACTGCAAAATCGTCGCCCTCGAGAATGAGACCCATGGCGATGCCCGAAACCGGGCGCTTCACCGGAACGCCAGCGTCCATCATTGCAAGACAGCCGCCGCAAACGGTCGCCATCGAAGACGAACCATTGGACTCTGTAATGTCCGAAAGCACGCGGATCGTGTACGGGAACTCCTCAGCATCCGGCATAACCGGGTGCAGCGCGCGCCATGCGAGCTTGCCGTGCCCGATTTCACGACGACCGGTAAAGCCGAAGCGGCCCACTTCGCCGACCGAATAGGGCGGGAAGTTATAGTGCAGCATGAAGTTGTTGTACGACAGGCCTTCCAGCCCGTCGATCATCTGCTCAGCGTCTTTGGTTCCGAGCGTGGTGGTGCAGATCGCCTGCGTTTCACCGCGGGTGAACAACGCCGATCCGTGTGTGCGCGGCAGCAGGCCGACCATGGCCTCGATCGGGCGGACCTCGTCGAGCTTGCGACCGTCGATGCGGGTTCCATCTTTGATGATCGAGCCGCGAACGATATCGCTTTCCAGCTTCTTCACGAGCTTGAGCGTGCCGAGATATTCGGCCGGATCGCTCTCGGCGAGGTCGGCAAAAGCCTCGCGCGCTTTTTCGCGGGCCGCATTTACAGCGTCCTGACGCTCAGCCTTGTTGGTGAGCTTGTAAGCGGCCTCGAGGTCTGCACCGATGGCAGCGCGCAGCTTGTCCATCTTGGCCGACTTGTCTTCCACCGGATCGAGATCCCAGGGATCCTTGGCTGCCTGTTCGGCGAGTTCGACGATCGCGCCGATTACCTTCTTCGATTCCTCGTGCGCAAACATGACGGCGCCGAGCATCTCTTCTTCCGAAAGCTCCTTGGCTTCGGATTCGACCATCATCACCGCATCATTGGTTGCGGCAACGACGAGGTCTAGGCGGCCCTCTTCGTCGAGCGCCTTGTCCAGGCTCGGGTTGAGTTCGTATTCGCCGTTACGATAGCCGACGCGCGCCGCGCCGATCGGACCCATGAAGGGAACGCCGCTGATGGTGAGCGCCGCGCTCGCAGCGATCATGGCGACGATATCGGGCTCGGTCTCACCGTCATAGGACAGGACCTGCGCGATAACGTTGATCTCGTTGTAGAATCCTTCCGGGAAGAGCGGGCGCACCGGGCGGTCGATAAGACGGCTGGTAAGCGTTTCCTTCTCGGTCGCGCGGCCTTCGCGCTTGAAGAAGCCACCGGGGATGCGGCCGGCTGCGGAAAACTTTTCCTGGTAGTGGACGGTGAGTGGGAAGAAATCCTGCCCCTCTTTCACGCTCTTAGCAGCGGTGACCGCGCAAAGAACAACAGTTTCGCCATAGGTGGCGAGGACCGCGCCGTCAGCCTGACGGGCAATACGGCCAGTTTCCAGAGTGAGGGTTTTTCCGCCCCACTCCAGCGATACGGTTTTCGTGTCGAACATTGATTTTCCTTGATGACCCGCACGGCCTTATTGCGGTGCGGGGCCTACTGTTCCGGGTAATCCGTCCCGGTCCGGTGCGGGGCTATTCGCGCCCCTTTGTCCGCTCCCAGCCGAATTGCTCGGGAGCCGGATAGACAAAGGGCGGCCCGTTTGAGCCGCCCCTTGGAAACTCTTATTTACGCAGACCCAGCTTCTGGATCAGGGCGTTGTAGCGCTCGACATCCTTCTTTTTGAGGTAAGCGAGCAGATTGCGACGCTTGTTCACCATCATGAGAAGTCCGCGGCGCGAATGGTTGTCTTTGTGGTTGCCCTTGAAGTGCTCGGTGAGGTTCTTGATGCGCTCGGTGAGGATCGCGACCTGCACTTCCGGGGAACCGGTATCGCCCTTGGTCTGGGCGTTGTCCTTGATGATTTCAGCTTTACGCTCGGCGGTAACCGACATGTATTTTCTCTCTTACTCAGCGACATCGGGAAGGTTGAAACCCCTGACGACCTTCGCCGTCCCATCCTCGATTTCCATCAAAGCGACCGGGACGCTGTCCAGCATCGCACAATAGAGCCCGGATGGTTGGGGCATTTCAGACAAGACCCGGCCTTGGCGGACCGCCTGCGCGTCTGTCTGAGAGAGGGATAGGGCCGGGATGTCGTCCAGCCCTGCCTCCAACGGCAGGAGTAGGTCAGATAGTGGCGCGCCCTTACCGATTTCGTTGAGATTGTCCAGCGAAATCGCTTGTGCTTCGAGGAAGGGCCCCGCTTTTATCCGCCGCAAATAGGTAACGTGTCCGCATGTTCCAAGGGCGCGGGCTATATCGCGGGCAAGGCTGCGGATGTATGTGCCTTTCGATACGTGGGCCGTCAGCGTCACGCTAGATGCGATGACGAGCGGGGCCTGAGGATCGTATGGATCGGGGCGACCGCCTGTATTGGCGAAGGCTGAATTGAGCGGTTCATCCTCATCGTAGGCGGATGCAAGCCGGAGCGAGTGGATGGTCACTTTGCGGGTCTGCATCGCGACCTCTTCCCCCGCCCTCGCCCGGTCATAGGCCCGCTTCCCATCGACCTTAATCGCCGAGAAGGCGGGCGGGACCTGCTCGATCTCGCCGGTAAAATGCTCAAGCACAGCCGCAACGGCCGCGAGCGGGGGATGCCGGTCGGAGCGTTTCACTACCTCGCCCTCGCTATCGAGCGTGTCCGTTTCCTCGCCGAACTGGATCGTGAAATCGTAGATTTTCGATGCGTCGAGCATCCGCCCTGCAAGCTTGGTCGCCTCACCCAAGGCAATCGGCAGGATGCCTTCGGCAAGCGGATCGAGCGTGCCGCCATGGCCAACCTTGGTCTTGGCATAGCCGCCCTCGCGCAGATTGCGTTTTACCGCAGCAACCGCCTGCGTCGAGCCAAGGCCGCGCGGCTTGTCGAGAATGATCCAGCCGTGGGGAGAGGGCTTCTTTTCGCTCATGCCGAGGCGGTAGGCCCAAGCGGTTCAAGGCTCAAGCTGTTGCGGGTTGCGGCTCGCCCTTGCCGATGGCCAACTCCGCGCTCTGTCCGAACACCACCCGATTGACCGTCAGCGAAGTCGCAATCGAGAGGATCAGCGTCACCGCCATGCCGTGTATGTAGTGCGCCGGTTGCCAGTACATGCTCCAGAAAGCATAGAAGGCAACCCCGGTCACCACCCCGACCATAGCTGCCGCGGCCTTCACATTGCGGAACATCAATCCGACGATGAATGCCGAGAGGATCGGCATCGAGAGCAAACCGTAGAGCTGCTGTACTGTGTTGATCAGGCTTTCCTGGCTGGCGAAGAATGGAACCAGAGTCAGAGCAAGAAGGCTCATCACTATGGAGACGATCGCGCCCAGCCTCCCGACCTTCTTGACTTCGCCGACATAGGCCTCGTGCATGTCGCAAACATAAAGCGCAGCCGATGCGTTGAGGATCGAGTTGAAGGTCGTGAGCACCGCAGCGAAAATTGCCGCAGCAAAGGCGCCAGACAACCACAGAGGCAGAACTTCGCCTACGATCATTCCATATGCCGGATCGCCGACATCACCGAACATCTTGTATGAGACAATGCCGGGCACGACGACGATAACGGGAACAATCAACAGCCTGATAGCCGCCGCCACAAGCACGCCCCTTTGCGCTTCCCTGATGTTGGGTGCAGCCATGGCGCGCTGCGTGATGGTCTGGTTCGTCGACCAGTAAAACGTCTGGATGAAGATCATTCCCGTCAGCAGAGTGTGCCAGGGAATGGGGCTGTTATCGTCGCCGATAAGCGTCAACCGCTCGGCCGGAATGCCGGTAAAGTCGAAGTCGATCGCGGCGAGTGCGAGATAGACCACGAGGAGCGCCATTCCGAGGA
The Erythrobacter sp. THAF29 DNA segment above includes these coding regions:
- the truB gene encoding tRNA pseudouridine(55) synthase TruB; translated protein: MSEKKPSPHGWIILDKPRGLGSTQAVAAVKRNLREGGYAKTKVGHGGTLDPLAEGILPIALGEATKLAGRMLDASKIYDFTIQFGEETDTLDSEGEVVKRSDRHPPLAAVAAVLEHFTGEIEQVPPAFSAIKVDGKRAYDRARAGEEVAMQTRKVTIHSLRLASAYDEDEPLNSAFANTGGRPDPYDPQAPLVIASSVTLTAHVSKGTYIRSLARDIARALGTCGHVTYLRRIKAGPFLEAQAISLDNLNEIGKGAPLSDLLLPLEAGLDDIPALSLSQTDAQAVRQGRVLSEMPQPSGLYCAMLDSVPVALMEIEDGTAKVVRGFNLPDVAE
- the rpsO gene encoding 30S ribosomal protein S15, with translation MSVTAERKAEIIKDNAQTKGDTGSPEVQVAILTERIKNLTEHFKGNHKDNHSRRGLLMMVNKRRNLLAYLKKKDVERYNALIQKLGLRK
- a CDS encoding class I SAM-dependent methyltransferase, which encodes MSEVDMEKLEALAGKVIGDVAGALSLYMAYLGDQAGLFDAIDGEGRLTVEQIAGKTGLNPKYLHEWLGSVSAAGYVTHHAEDDTFSLSEEQALVFGREGQPACMQGFIMAVVSQYEENKKSVDTFKSGKGRPWGDHSQCLFCGTDRFFRPGYLANLTENWIPALGNVEEKLKSGAKVADVGCGQGSSTILMAEAYPNSHFVGIDYHAPSIEEARRKAHAAGLENIEFTVATAQDFQGDGFDFACIFDALHDMGDPVGAARHVRESLKEDGTFMLVEPMAGDSYAENMNPLGQIFYAFSTTVCTPNSLSQDVGLGLGAQAGQKRLTEVLNEAGFANVKRASETPTNMVLEATA
- a CDS encoding SLC5 family protein; translated protein: MSTIQVAVFLGITALIAFATYMHCRGKRGSGTGDERDYFLANGGLAWYFVAGSITLTNLSTDQLVGMNGNQMALLAWWEFAAVAGLFILAFVFLPVYYRNNCTTTTELLQKKYGDKHIRALISLLFLFGNLFIFLPAILYGGSLFLLSLVGMESDLGTIMVLSVILATVGAAYAIFGGLRAVAVSDTYSGVLILGMALLVVYLALAAIDFDFTGIPAERLTLIGDDNSPIPWHTLLTGMIFIQTFYWSTNQTITQRAMAAPNIREAQRGVLVAAAIRLLIVPVIVVVPGIVSYKMFGDVGDPAYGMIVGEVLPLWLSGAFAAAIFAAVLTTFNSILNASAALYVCDMHEAYVGEVKKVGRLGAIVSIVMSLLALTLVPFFASQESLINTVQQLYGLLSMPILSAFIVGLMFRNVKAAAAMVGVVTGVAFYAFWSMYWQPAHYIHGMAVTLILSIATSLTVNRVVFGQSAELAIGKGEPQPATA
- a CDS encoding homocysteine S-methyltransferase family protein, with product MALYRDNLPQLTGEIFLADAGMETDIIFNRGIDIREFASHTLLTDPVGRAALTDYLRGFVELAADRNLGLILDAPTWKAHMHWSEDLREDAAFLRSANEDAVGLVAQLRAEAANNKPIVINAPVGPRGDAYKPEEVISADEAEKYYAEQIGWLVPTDADMATALTFTQSSEAIGFCHAAAAQHLPAVVSFTVELDGRLPDGQPLREAVEAVDDGAEGYPAYFMINCAHPDHFASAVQDGDWRRRIRGIRANASRMSHAELDEAPELDAGDPHELARQYVELRDRMPWLNVFGGCCGSDLRHVTEIAKAVTV
- the pnp gene encoding polyribonucleotide nucleotidyltransferase, which produces MFDTKTVSLEWGGKTLTLETGRIARQADGAVLATYGETVVLCAVTAAKSVKEGQDFFPLTVHYQEKFSAAGRIPGGFFKREGRATEKETLTSRLIDRPVRPLFPEGFYNEINVIAQVLSYDGETEPDIVAMIAASAALTISGVPFMGPIGAARVGYRNGEYELNPSLDKALDEEGRLDLVVAATNDAVMMVESEAKELSEEEMLGAVMFAHEESKKVIGAIVELAEQAAKDPWDLDPVEDKSAKMDKLRAAIGADLEAAYKLTNKAERQDAVNAAREKAREAFADLAESDPAEYLGTLKLVKKLESDIVRGSIIKDGTRIDGRKLDEVRPIEAMVGLLPRTHGSALFTRGETQAICTTTLGTKDAEQMIDGLEGLSYNNFMLHYNFPPYSVGEVGRFGFTGRREIGHGKLAWRALHPVMPDAEEFPYTIRVLSDITESNGSSSMATVCGGCLAMMDAGVPVKRPVSGIAMGLILEGDDFAVLSDILGDEDHLGDMDFKVAGSEEGITSLQMDIKVAGITKEIMEKALEQAKAGRAHILGEMAKALTGARSEVSKHAPRIETMQIDKSKIRDVIGTGGKVIREIVAETGAKVDIDDEGVIKISSSNLDEIEAAKKWIEGIVEEAEVGKIYTGKVVNIVDFGAFVNFMGGKDGLVHVSEMKNERVEKPSDVVSEGDEVKVKVLEIDNRGKVRLSMRVVDQETGEELEDTRPPREPRGDKGGRGGRGGDRRGGRGGRGPRREGGGNRDGGGNDGPAAMPDFLKD